The Setaria italica strain Yugu1 chromosome VIII, Setaria_italica_v2.0, whole genome shotgun sequence genome includes the window agagaaggaaggccaccaaggagttccaacggcggcggtggggccagGTTGTGtcggacgatgatgatgatgatgatgatgaggaggaggaggacaacgaggaggaggaagaggagttcGTTCTGACCCCCAGTCGGACGCGCTCGTTATCTGGGAGCCGCACCCCCAACCGGCCGCAGGGGGCACACCGAGCAGACCACCTGTGCAAGACCCGCCCCATCGAGGCTCTGGGGCCGCACCCTAGGGGTCGGCACAGCGCGTGCCTCGGGAGTCAATGGAACCAACCCTCGACCCTCAACCTGCAGCCCAAGAGCAGAGGAGTAGCAgcaagcggccactgccagatGCCTCGGGGTCGGCATCGAGCTCGGAGGCGAAATGCGCCCGCCGTCCTCCCGCTGGGGGAGTGTAAGTGGAGATTCTCCACGCATCTTATTCCTTCCCTGGCGTTGAGTTGTTTTTGCTGATGTTATTTGTTGTTCCACAGCGCCGCCCCCCGTGACTTTGTTCCGCAGCTGGCGCCATAGAAGGCATTGCGGGTGTCGTCCTGTTGGGATAGGAgttaggctacactagcgcaaatcaaaatttctaccgcgtaaaacccggaagaactgccgtataaggatcacgggattaccactcgacgcactactggtgcggaagatgtagatttgcgtcgatgcagtgaagacgatcaacgtagtggtatgtagtcgatcaatgtagtcgtacgtagtcgatcacgtcaacgtctagcagctccttagcagctcgtccacgtgcagcaagattgccctcgtgccgtggctcgtcgtggctcttcggcggctcgtcatggctcgtcggcggctcatccaagtgctgtaggcacaacacctccaaggtatccacacatgcagggaggaagcgtcacaagccagactgctagatccgcgagttgcaacaggcgagggcgtgggaggtgcggcagatgtgtttcgccaaaaaggtgtaaaccctagggcgcccccacccctccatttatagaggttcctaacgggcctctgggtccgaggcccattagtacttctaaacctaatccaacttggatcagatctgaattgggcttccagccccttaagtgtgtgaccctatgggttcggatacgtatagacatggcccgagtactcctactcagcccaatagtcggtagtggcctctagcaagacgtgccaactcctatacgcacaggaagatcatatcagacgaaccatcacaacataatatacatgctattccctttgcctcacgatattttgtctagcttcaagccgaccgctctttctcaatcctgtgattcggaatccctttgtaggttaactcttaaccgtacgtagcatggccatgcatttttggatccgatcactcgaggggcctagagatatcactctcaatcagagaggggcaaatcccatcttgattgaccatgtctcatagcatgcttcttgacaaacccgaaagctacctttataactaccctgttacggtgtagcatttgatagcccctaagtaggtcgatccacatctagaatacatgcgacaatctcaggtctaaggacaaagcgtatatgttgtttaaagagagaactacttctcgtgttggatcagtcctagcacatgtctccacatgtgtccacattattagttcaacatctccatgtccatgacttgtgaaacatagtcatcaactaatacatgtgctagtctaatattcatgtgtgtcctcacatgaactccgactagggacaactttagaataaccatacaagtaaagagtttcacatacaattcacataattgcaaatcaattcaagtagcctttaatggatattcaatgaacacaatatacaaatcatggatacaaatggaatatcatcatctctatgattgcctctagggcatacctccaacacgtcCACCTCCGCGGGGCGAACCGTGACCTCGCCGGCTGCGAGCGGCAGCATCACCGGAGAGACCGTGGAGCTTACCACGGAGGTGGCTCCTACGACAGCAACTGGTGGAGTGGTGCCGCAGCCAGACACAGGGCAGGGTCTGACCCCTACTCCACCCTTTGCCTCCTTGGCTGACCCCGCAGGATAGGGCATTGCCCCTGGGGGCCCTCCAATCGGGGTGGTGATAGACCTTGActacgaggcggaggaggagcgtgcGGCTCCAACGGCGGTGGCAGAGACAGGGACGGTTGCCCCAGTGACTGTGACggggacgacggtggcgacgGAGGAGAGAGAGTCCGCCCCCACTGCCATGACGGGGACAGCGGCAGCGGGGGAGGCAAGGACGCCTGCCCCAGCGGCTGCGAcgaaggcagcggcggtggcggaggtagGGACATCCGCCCAGGGAGCCATGgcaaaggcggcggcggtggcggacgtgGGGGTGCCTGCTCCGGCGGCCACAACGGGAGTGGGAACGCCTGCCTCGGTGGTCGCGACGAAGGCCGCGGCGGTGATGGGAACGCCTGCTCCGGTAGCCGCGACtgagacggtggcggcggcggatggatcAGGACGCACGTTGGCATCGACGACGGCTGCGGCGACCTCGACAAGGACGGCGGCACATGCGCCGGGACCGTCAGCGAGGCCAgtggcctccgcggcggcggcacctgCCCCGGCGGTGGCGTCGGGGGCGGCCATAGCGGTTTCCACCCTTGCCTCAGTCAGTCCCATTCCCAAGGCGTGGAGTGGGGCTACCCTGTGCTGGATGTCCCTTGATGACCCGCATAGACCCCTCTTCACATTGGATGACGGTGAGGAGTGGGGCAAGTGGTGGGCAGTGCAGGGCGAACTTGCCAACATCTGCGCTACCCTGTCCTCGACGATGGGGGAGCTGGATGACGTCATCATTCCCGGTGGCCAGGTATGGTGTTCTCCCTGGCGGTTATTTTCCTCCCGTCGATCTATTACTGAGTATATATTGTcttgtaggccctccaggagtGCAGCCGGGGGAAGTCCAATTTCCTCCAGCATAAGCGGGAGCTCTAGGAATGCTTCTCTGTGGAGAGGCAGCAGACCGGGGAGCTAACCGTGCAGGTTGCCGCCGCCCAACAAGTCATCAATGACCTGCAAAGGCGCGAGAAGGCGACGCGGGAGGACGCGCGGTGGGCGGAGGACAAgttccaggccatcatcgagaAGACTCGCCTCgaccgcgaggagttccaggccgctgctgagaaggcccgccttgatgctgaggagctcgcacggTTGAAGGGAGAACATGAAGCCCTTTAGAAAACCATCGAGCGCATCCAGCGTGAGCAGCAAAAGGCTTGGCAGGACCAGGATTTCGAGGTAGCCCGGAAGGACGAGGTCGAGAAGCTGGCGGCCGAgcttggggcggaggtcagcCAGCTCCAcgtgcaagtgcaggggcttcagaccatcgtggcccaggggctcgaccgggagcgtgagctgaaggccCAGTCCGAGGGTAAGGCTCTTTTCGTTCCCTTGTTTTCTGTTGCTTTGtgatggtttctgacttggaCTTCTGCGGACGAATCTTACAGACAAAATCGCATGGCTGAGGGAGGTCCTCGACGCGGAGCGCGCCGAGCACGGCAACCTGTGGCACGCGGTCTGCGTCATCTGCGATAGCCTCAgcatggtccagggggaggggacgagctcgtTGGCGACTCGTGTCCTCAGGACGTACCGGCGGGCCCGCGAGATCGCTCTGGAGGCGCTCCATGTTGGCGTGAGGCGGGCCTTCGGTGTCTTCGGttcccactactccggcatcaacttcgccgcgATAAGCGGGGGGTACAccgccggctactccgaggtcgagctggacgagatcgacgcgtcggtgctcaacccagcggatgccttggcgaagcttctggaggattaAGCCGTCCCGCCCGAAGATCCCAGGTagagttagctgtatcgggcttagGCACCCTAGGTGTAAATATATTAGTTTGACTTTGTACTTGTTTTTGTgatggccacagaggccttttctataaattgtcgaaaaaagttttcaatcctttttcttgttttttggatttggaaagtttagagtgcaGGTCGGGCGTGTCGGTAAGCATTGATGGgtgaaggtaccgtagccgctggggcataGGCTTTTTTGCAGTCCGATCAGGCTTGCCTAAACGCcgttcgtgcactctctccttttcacgcCCAAAAGTTTAGGAAGAGGGTGGCTGGGAAAGAAATGGCATTTTGAGAAGATGTCAAGTGGGCcagagcccctgatagcccccgagggatatgcggccctgaggcagagccagggttggatatccctgagttcatTATGAAACTTGAACGAAATCAACTCAAAATTCCTTTTTCCGTAAATTACTAAGTTACAGAAGTgtttatgtacagaacttggaaacaaaactaagggtagaagcgtcttagctgctctatgttccaagcgttgttgaagatctgtccgtcaggggtcgccagcttgtacgtgcctggccgcagtacttgTGCGATGATGAAGGAaccttcccatggaggggtcagcttgtgccgacctctgttgtcctggacgaggcggagcaccaggtcaccgacgttgaaggctcggccttgcaccttgcggctgtggtagcgtcgtaaggcctgctagtacttagccgagtgcagTAGGGCTACATCAcgcgcttcgtcgagctggtcttgcgcgtcttcgagcgatgcctggtttccctgttcgtcgtatgccttgaccctcggcgatccgtactaCAAatcggtggggaggattgccttggatccgtaaaccatgaagaacggggtgaagctggtcgccctactgggggtcgtcctcaaacTCCACAGGACCGtggggagctccgcgacccatcggccgccgaactttttgaggcggtcgaagattcATGGCTTAAGACCCTGGactatcatgccattggctcgttcaacctgcccgttcgtgcagGGATGCGCCATGGCCGAccaatccactcggatgtggtggtcgtcatagaactggaggaatttcttcccggtgaactgcgtgccgttgtccgtgatgatggagttgagGATTCCGAagtgatggatgatgtcggtgaagaactgtaccgcctgctcggacttgatttgcgcgACTGGTcatgcctcgatccacttggagaacaaGTCAACCGCGataagcaggtgggtgaagcccccaggcgctttcttgaagggcttGATGAGGTCTAgaccccagaccgcgaaggaCCACGtaatggggatggtctggaacGCCTGTGTGGGCAGATGAGTTTGGCGcacgaagaattggcacccttcgcagaTGCGAACCatgtgggtggcgtcggcgaccaccgtgggccagtagaagccctacCGGAAGGCGTTTCCAACAAGGGTTCTTGGCGCgacgtggtggccgcaggctctgGCGTGGATGTCTTGAATCAGcacctttccctgctcgatcgggatgcagcgctggatgATGCTggtgtggctccgcttgtagagctTCTGGTCaatgatgatgaaggatttggcgcggcgcgcaatcctacgtgcctccgtcttgttcgccgggagcgtCTCGTGGATGAGGTAGTcaaggtacggggctctccagtcaagTGGAGGGTCGGGCCCTGCTGCTGGGTCCGTATTGATCTCCATGATCTCGGGGTCGGAGGGGTCAGCCTCCGAGTCCAGGACAGGTGGAGCATCGCCGACCTCGTCTGGGTCGGCGCCCGagcccgg containing:
- the LOC101781312 gene encoding antifreeze protein Maxi-like; the encoded protein is MAAPDATAGAGAAAAEATGLADGPGACAAVLVEVAAAVVDANVRPDPSAAATVSVAATGAGVPITAAAFVATTEAGVPTPVVAAGAGTPTSATAAAFAMAPWADVPTSATAAAFVAAAGAGVLASPAAAVPVMAVGADSLSSVATVVPVTVTGATVPVSATAVGAARSSSAS